TCCATCTGCCCCGGTCATGCACGGGGAGAAAATATGCAAGGTCGACACTCCTTTCCTTCACTAAACCATTAAGTCATTACATCAGAAACAACTGCTATCCAATATCTCTCGACGTAACGCTACAAtactgtgccggctgtggactggggtagcgtttactaagtcattcagccatcgcattggcatggcagattcatccatgtgtgaaagctgcaactgtatagagactattgaacatctcttgtgccactgtgcccaatttgatgaagatcgccggactctccagtgtgccttgaatagactcgatgacggGCCATATAATGAAGCAAAGCTCTTAgtagcctggtcgcgcagcacatcagcacagaaagccacacgagccctcctgagatacttgacagaaacttcattgagggacagcctgtgaaactcggcattgtgtgtgtgatgtgacatgtgtatgtcctctttctcttttttactcccctctcccccttccCATGTGTAGGgcagcaaactggacgcatagtctagttaacctccctaccttttctacatttcttctctctctctctctctctaaaccaTTAAGGATTGCAGTAAAACATGTGACCCTTAGCTTCTGTCGCGACCTTGCGCATGAAGGAGAACTTAGCGCCATTCCTGAGTAAACGTATGGGTGGTTTTCAAAATCAGTGCAAATGACGACAGCACCCCGTGAACGATTAGCTGGAATAGCAACTTTTATATACACTTACGTGACCTCCGTTGCTCTCGGTATGACAGATCGATGCGTCTTAAGAGATGCTTCCAGGGTGCCCAACGTATGCCGCGGTTTCACGTATTCTGTCTCCAGCTCAATGTCTTTCGCATGTTAATCACGGAGCTGGGGCGTAGGCATCGTCGTGCCAGCGGGTCATTGGGATTCGAGTCCACGTCCTTTGAAAGAAGCAACAAGTCTCGTTCGCAGCCTACGAACTGAATCATGCAGTATTCTTCCCTTCACCTTACCTcccttttcatttttgtttttactagcaaaCAAATCCCGAAGCCTATTCAAGCGCCAAGGCGTCAAAGCGCTAGATTGCAACACGGTTGTTCACCGCGCATCACGTGAAGGTAAGCCGCTACGGTTGTTGCTACATCATTTTTGAGCGTGTGCGTCCGCCCCCACACGTAGTATGGGCACATAAGTAATGCGTTCTTAATCGCAGGCGAGAAGACCAAGGCTTTGAAACATAGAGATATGAATTAATGCGCCGGTTCTGAACCACGCGACACCATCAGGTTTTCTGAAGAGACTTCCATTTGGTTGTCCCCTAATTATGTTCTCAGAGCAACTTTTTATACCTCCAGTCTCTAGAACTAAATGCTCTTCAGCCAAGCATTAGTTATTTGTAGTTTATCGGCTGCCGTTGACTGCATCAATTTAGTTAACGCTACTCACACTCACGAAGCTACGAAATGAACAACATTATTGCACATTCCAAAGAACGGTGTACTGGACTGCTGGCCATCTTAATACATTCACAGACCATCGCCAGTGTTTGAGTACTCTATCAGGCATACTTCTATTTAGCCGCACAACGGTTTTTATGCAAACGAAAAGACACCAGTGCTGCCAATGGTGTCTTCATCCTTCTAGCTTTCTATTTTGCACCACAGTTTTGAGCCAAGACACCCACGTGAAAAGTCATATTGTGCGAGAAGACAGGTCATTTACACTCAAAGCCGTCAATTTCGCAAATATAATGACGGTTCAATCGATAAACGCCTATGTAATCGCACTCGCCATCGCCATTAGCCTGCTCAGGCCTCCAACGAGCGGACGGACTATCAAAGCCATCATAACTGCGCTATAGTTCCCAAAACGAGTACAGTAGGAAGAGGCCCTGCTCAAAGCCGCCCAAGCGCCTTTATCACTGAAGAGCATTCATACACCcgtaaacaatcttcaaactggagCCACGGAAAGCATGACTTCAGTCAAACAAAGCTCGCCCAACAACACTATACATCCTTGTCACAAAGAGTGATTTGTCGCCACGGCACAAGGACCCAGTCGCCTTTTGCTTTCACGTTCCGTTTTTAACACGGGCGAAAAACATCAACAAGGGCATGGAAGGCCTCCCCTGCCGGACAACCGATACGGTCATCAGAAGAAGAAGCCCGCCATCTCGCCGGTCTCAGGAAGAGGCGACTCTGCCGACTCCTCTCCGCTCCGGGAGGTCGCGAAGTCAAAGGGCGGCAGCTGGTCGTCCTCGAGTGGAGAAGGCTGCATCGTCGGCGTCGCTTCGTCCTTGACACCGCCGCCGATAGACGAGCCTTCGATCTCGTTCTCACTGCTCTCTCGCGGCTGTGACCGCCAAGTGGGCCTCGACGACTTTTGCTTCTTCGCGTATTTCTGGGCGCCCTGCGACTTGCTCTCGTAGATGCTCTCGTACGGCTTCACGAGTGGCTTGCCGTAGCGGCTGCTGCTGCCCCCTTC
The nucleotide sequence above comes from Rhipicephalus microplus isolate Deutch F79 chromosome 2, USDA_Rmic, whole genome shotgun sequence. Encoded proteins:
- the LOC119169232 gene encoding uncharacterized protein LOC119169232, which produces MLPTAMLLHVALATCLALVTLAAVPLPPPPPPVRRPSPYSAFRSVRPPAWFRVEPAPSRQTESFVEVPNLQSPGGDFVGHPLDYGSSLNFGGPLATTVGKVKVLDYASRLNAEGGSSSRYGKPLVKPYESIYESKSQGAQKYAKKQKSSRPTWRSQPRESSENEIEGSSIGGGVKDEATPTMQPSPLEDDQLPPFDFATSRSGEESAESPLPETGEMAGFFF